Within the Amaranthus tricolor cultivar Red isolate AtriRed21 chromosome 15, ASM2621246v1, whole genome shotgun sequence genome, the region aatatttttaaatgcttgaaatattattttattgaataaaaattaatggaGAACAAGAAAGGAGAAaggaccataagcattaaaaatatacACAATAAAGTTGGTGAAAAAAGATATGAAGATCACCCATACCaagaaatattaaattaaaattagtggGAAACACGTGAGAATTATAAGCaatatcaaaatattaaaataaagttacggAAAGGTATATAAAAtccataagcattaaaaaattggaaaaattacatataataatctaattttttcatgattttcctacaatagttccacctattgattaatcatgaataattctaACTTTGGAGGGTGTTTTCACAGAGTAAACCCGGTACCTAGATGATTTGCTATagcaaattttatttgtttaaaataagataacttgaaataaaatattaaaaaatgttaaaaagtttttctgattttttttattatttagaattttttatgtaaattttcataattttctctaattttacattgaatttcagtttacttttttggtaaattacctactataacaaATCAACGTGTTACCTGAGTTTACTTCAGAcaaatacccctaaagttggggttattaatgattaatcaataggtggtgGGAACATTgctggaaaatcataaaaaaaaaaggatttgaATTAGGTGATTAAAGTTATTTATGTCTAAATAAATTggtataaatagaaaaattctaTATGAAAACATCAAATCAGAACAAAGGGAATATAGGATACACTTATGAACAAAATTCAATCCAATTGATATCTTGCCTACatatagagctgttcaaaagtgacccgacccgaaaattcgatccgaaaccgaaagtaaatcgacccgaaaatatgttctatttttagatttatcgacccgaagctatacccgaaccggttgacaaccgaaaatgggaaaactgaacccgagctataaccgatttttctaaccgacacataaacgttaaccgagattacccgaacctaataatgacatAACCGAGTCATATTTGATCTGAATCATGCTCGAGGCCAAACTCGATCTGGCTAAAGCCGACTTAACACGAACAAAATTTACATCGAActactgtaaacctgaaccatttttacatagaagtatgatcgactcatattcaatcatcttattagttattttaataaagtgataaatattttaacaaaataattttataaatacatggtttcatatatttagagttaataatcaatggtcaatgtttatttaactacttttaatcgaattagatgaaaattgatagaactttataattttaatttctgatcaaacaagtaaaagtaacaatgtaataatgattactaatcgatttgcattttcactattttgattAAGTAATAAatgaaccttatcatcaattaaaaaataactaataacttaatctgatactgactcgatcaatagtaGTTAGTAAAtcgcaattcgtagccgaattctacttgaaaaatattataattaattaaaaaaaataaaaggaacatTTTTAAACTCACATATCACTTCATCTTCAACCTCAACTCACCCTTTTATTCCAGAAATCAATAGCATTTTCAACCTTCATCTTCAATAAAACCTACTATGAATGTCCATGAACGGCACATGCATTGCGCATCTAATAGATGAACAACTATCAATACAAGACCATTTATTCTTCTTTCTTATTATTTCTTCTTTTACACTTACTCATTTGTTCTCTTCTCCAACCTCTTCTTTTGGAGATGGTGTTTTTGTTGttcctttctttttcctttatatagcaaaattcaaaattaaatcttACTTTTGTGATTCAAAATTTGAAGTTGAAAATTGCAAATTGATTATTGCTACAAACTATTTTCTGGATCCAGATCCGACTCGGATTCGATGggtcttaaaaaataaaacccagacccttaaaaaaggggagAGTTTGGGACAGGTCCAACAGAATCCCGGACCCAAGACCATCCCTACTTGCAGCTAATTCAAGTATTTAGATAAGCCactaacataatttatttgaaaaactAGTTATAAAATATATGGGGatctaaaataaatattataagttcATAACCTAACGGCTGCAGGTTTGAATCTACACGCTAactctttttttaaatttttttcccaGTTTTGAAATCATCCCACTAAACCCCAAGTTTTGTTCGACATCTTCCATTTGCCATTTCAACAACCCTCTCTACGTGCCAACTTCAAGTCTGAAACCAAGCTCAACCACCGTTTCAACGTCCAAGGCTGACGTGCAGACGCCTAATCTTGATTCCACCAGCTTCTCACTACTGCTTTCCCTTCGGTCTTCTCTTCTCGCAGGTGATTGTTTCGGCATTCAATTTGGTTTTACCTTTTTGATTCAATATCTATTTGTTGTTTGATCAAATCTCTACTTGTTTGATCCATAAACTTGGATTAATTGTGGGTAATTGTTCGATACAATCTGCATTCTGCCTTCAATCTCTATTTGTCGATAAATGACAATTATTTGATTTATGAACGTAAAATAATTGTGGGTAATTGTTTGATTTAATCTACTTTCTGCCTTCAATCTCTATTTGtggatatttttttgatttaattggAAGAACTTTACGGCCCATTTGCTAGGCATTAATAAACCGCGGTAATCGGAATGAAAAGTAtcgtaattttggttgaaaaatctctaggCTACCATGCTTAACAATCTTCAGTCATCTCAGTTtctttcataaaattcattataataCATTGCCATTGGGGGAGGGGTTGTtagatggtaatggaaatttataaaaaaaaaactttttttgtgatcaatgtTTCATTGCCATAGGAAAagacatggaacttttgatgaaattctaAACTATATATCATTCATATTACtatcatttagtaccactaaccaaacggactGTTAGAGTAAAACTCCAAAGTCTAAGGTTATTAGCCATGGAAGTTACAGGATAATTTACAATAAAGAATAAGCTGGGAATTGTACTCGAAGTCGAAAAATACTAAACGATAAAATTATTGGTCTTGACGAAACCATAGTTTGAAGGTGGTGTAAGTTTATTTTAACGTTAATTTATGCGGTGGTTACCAATTTATATTGATTGAAAGTTAATTCCATTGATATATTCAATTTGTTTGCAGATATATTATTCTAATGATGAGAAAgtaacaacaatgccaaagtcttAGCACAAATAATATAGAGTCgactatataaataaaaataatcaatatgaGAGATGTTAGAAAAGATTATACTTTATCCGATTCAATCTAATAGTACTTGTCTATAACCaagaaaatcaatttcaatagtCATTCACATATATCCTCATTCTATCTATTAAGATTATACTTTATCCGGTTCTATCTAATAGTACCTGTCTATAACTTGAATATAGGGAGGAAATATGTCATTAAATTTTAGCTACTATTATAAAGCTCTTTATGTTTTTCTATGTAGATAAGTAGCCTTGAACTCTAAAAGTGACGGTGAAATTATTTTCCTATTCAATGTTCATGTGGTTCACCCTTGAATATGATTCCTTGTTGGATGATAATGTAGTAAAGCATTAGAATATGTGTTCAGTTTATCTGCTATTGTGTGGTGTAGTCATCAAAGGTTTTTTAAATGACTAAATTCGAACAGATATGACTAATGTGTTTTCTGATAATTTGTGCAGTAAAATGAATGCTGCGATGTCTGCGGAATTAAATGTCCCAAAGGATGTTCTACAGCCATTGCTAAAGGCTTCAAATTCGTCAACATTGAGTGAAGCCTTAGAAAAGCTTATTGTTGTTTCAAAAAGCGATGATGGACGATCAGATCTTGCATCGAAGCATATACTCCCAATTGTACTCCAGCTACTTCAGCATCTCTCGTATCCATCGGCACATCCTGTTCTCTTGTTGTCTCTTAGACTTCTCAGAAATCTATGTGCAGGAGATGCGGTGAATCAGAACTTGTTCATTGAGCAGAACGGTGCTGCAATCGTTTCTAGTGCAATCAATTCTGTGGGCTATGATTCTGATAATTCAGCTTGCACAATTGTACGCACTGCCTTACAGGTGCTAGCAAATGCTTCACTTGCCGGGAAGGAAAGTCAGCGTGTAATATGGGACCAATTTTTCCCTGATTTTTTTCTCAGAATCGTTAGTATTCGCAGAAGGGAAACTTGTGATCCTTTGAGTATGATTATTTGTACTTGTTGTGATGGAAACATTTACTTGTTTTCTGAGCTTTGCAGAAATCCAGGATTGGCTATCATTGTTAAAATTGTTCGTACAGCTTCAGAaggtattaaattttttattcaaatttcatTAGCTTTACATGTTTTGGAGTCTAATTGGGGTCTCTATTATTATCTCTACTAGTTGGATTTGGAGAAGATTGGGTCAAGATACTACTGTCAAGAATTTGTTTGGAGGAATCTCATTTACCTGCATTGTTCCAGTATCTAAATGATGACTTTAACAAACTAGAAGATCATCAAAGTAGAAATATTCATTTTACAGGAGACCAAGCTTTCCTTTTGCGCATTGTGTCTGAAATTTTGAATGAAAGACTCGAGGATATTCATGTTGGTTCGGAGTTTGctttatatattcttgggttgttTAAGAATGCTATCAAAGCTATCGATTTTTACACCAAGGGCCAGTCAAAGCTGCCCACTGGCGTCCCTTCTATTGATGTCCTTGGATACTCGCTCATTCTTTTGAGAGATGTATGTGCGCAAGGGAGTAAGACAGTTTCTGAAGAGAACGAAATTCTAGATGTTGTAGCTTCATTAGTGTCTAGGGGGCTTTTGGATTTGCTATTATCCCTACTCAATGAGCTTGAATTACCAACATCAATCAGGAAAACTATGAAACCGGATATGAACCAAGTGCCATCTTCTTATTCGCCAAAGATGTGTCCATACCAGGGTTTCAGAAGAGACATTGTTGCAGTCATCGGAAATTGTTTATACAGAAGGAAAAATGTACAAGATGAAGTGAGAAAAAAGAACTGTATATTTCTTCTTTTACAGCAATGTGTTCTCGATGACGATAATCCCTTCTTAAGGGAATGGGGCATATGGTGTGCCAGCAATTTGTTGCAAGGTAATGATGATAACAAGCAGATTGTTGCTGATATGGAGATGCAAGGCATTGTAGAGGTTCCTGAACTTGCTAAGCTAGGCCTGCAGGTTAAAATTGACCCCAATACTAGACGTGCTACGCTTGTAAATATAACTTGAGCTGCTTTAGCGTAGGGCGTAGGGTATTGACTTAGTAGTTTTAGTTGTGTGCTTGATGATATTGGGGGTAATGTAATGTCATAAATGTTTTCCACCCTTACCTTGCAACATGCAGGTCGTGAGTTCGATACCCTACAGTAGCataatgtcaattttttttaaatgcagTGCCTTCACGTGTGGGCAAATAAGGGTACATATATCCACCCCTGGCCCCTGGGTCGATCCCTCATAGCACCATTTGTAACATAAGAAATGTTCATGgaaattaaaaaagttaaatatatttAGATGcttgaaatattattttattgaataaaaatttatggAGAATAGGAAAGGAGAAaggaccataagcattaaaaatatacacaataaagttagtgaaaaaagaTATGAAGATCACCCATATtaagaaatattaaattaaaattagtggGAAAACGGGTTTTAACTTTCGAGTGCTCGTAAATTCGATGTCGGGACCctgttgcgagttatatttttataaattaaattatttccaAGGAATATATCACCATAATCACtaaaatgccttttgctcaagcgtagcggaaagaattcgcaaaaaagagaagaaaaaaaaaggttgcaacacgaggacttcccaggaggtcacccatcctagtattACTCTCGACAAGACGCATAAATATTTACCAGTCGCCCTGAGAACTGACATAGAGCCAAGCAAGGTGATGGAGGAAGCTGAGTCATGGACTGGAAGTGACACCCTACCATGTAAAGATGACAAGGAGCTCAAGTAGGAATGGAGCAAGTTGCATAGGCCGCGAAGTAAAGGTTCTAAATTAATCCTACAGGTCGAAGAAATccctttaataatttcactattaatcgatttcctttgttgtagaatttctagccataaaattagcttcctccccttgagtttctataattaacactaaatactattattaggaaaattttgaggatttttaggaatttttctaggttTTCAGAGATTTTTAAgggattagtttttaattttcttttttagtccttcctctatttcttttttttttcgtaCGGTTGCTCTATTTCATATACATAGAGTTTagttaatcatcatcattttcttttcttaatgtAGAAGCAGAAAATTAGAGATAAggcaatgaataataaaaaaaatgaaaatcccTAATATCATGCCACCTAATTGAAATCTTACGCCAACTCAAAAGGTTTTAAGatattttctttctatttttattgttattgttattattattattattattattattattattattattattattattattattattattattattatttgataaaataatatagcaaataaaaagattaagttattataggtaatttagctagacttaatatttaaatacaatataattattcaatcgaaggagagaaaaaaaatgaaattaccaaaaataaattaaaaaaaaaacttataatataaaccgaatattttattttaagagaaaaaaattgtataaaaaaatgaagaacttaagaacga harbors:
- the LOC130801540 gene encoding uncharacterized protein LOC130801540; this encodes MNAAMSAELNVPKDVLQPLLKASNSSTLSEALEKLIVVSKSDDGRSDLASKHILPIVLQLLQHLSYPSAHPVLLLSLRLLRNLCAGDAVNQNLFIEQNGAAIVSSAINSVGYDSDNSACTIVRTALQVLANASLAGKESQRVIWDQFFPDFFLRIVSIRRRETCDPLSMIICTCCDGNIYLFSELCRNPGLAIIVKIVRTASEVGFGEDWVKILLSRICLEESHLPALFQYLNDDFNKLEDHQSRNIHFTGDQAFLLRIVSEILNERLEDIHVGSEFALYILGLFKNAIKAIDFYTKGQSKLPTGVPSIDVLGYSLILLRDVCAQGSKTVSEENEILDVVASLVSRGLLDLLLSLLNELELPTSIRKTMKPDMNQVPSSYSPKMCPYQGFRRDIVAVIGNCLYRRKNVQDEVRKKNCIFLLLQQCVLDDDNPFLREWGIWCASNLLQGNDDNKQIVADMEMQGIVEVPELAKLGLQVKIDPNTRRATLVNIT